From Heliomicrobium modesticaldum Ice1, a single genomic window includes:
- a CDS encoding putative polysaccharide biosynthesis protein, which translates to MTSWWTSGGQRLLTGALWLTGAGIVSKFLGAFYRIPLARILGSEGVGLYQMVYPVYTVALSLATAGLPVAISVLVAERATRGDHPGAYRFFLASFWLLLTLGCGATLLLLAYAETIARVVLRDDRTLYSLWAIAPAVLLTALMAAYRGFFQGYQQMAPTALSQVVEQIVRVGIILAVSGILVRYGVDIGAAGATSGAVAGGMAGLAVLWLFFYAWRRSGPYSAGQAEAAVAWTGSADPFRLGRAFPSGMAGAPLAGALRGALRGGADLLAMWKSLLVLSLPISIGGLVIPLMQTVDAALIPRGLQAAGFSAHQAAALFGEFSGMAAALVGFPIIVTGAVSASLVPAIASAWKGGNSLAAIERYRSAMRLSSMLAWPAAFGLAALAAPICEGLFQAPGAAEPLLWLAPSIIPTAFYQVASAGLQGMGRTAFPVFALALGAALKVVCNLILLPRWGLIGAAAGSNGAFLLSALLVLAYIGWRGGFSFPWGAALLKPALAATMMAGYAISGAPYLTSVAGGWIGLALSVATAGIVYVLTMLAIGGIQERDLALLPRVGPPLAAWHRRFWGA; encoded by the coding sequence ATGACGTCGTGGTGGACTTCCGGCGGACAACGTCTGCTGACCGGTGCCCTCTGGCTGACGGGCGCCGGGATCGTCAGCAAGTTTTTGGGGGCCTTTTACCGCATTCCCCTGGCCCGGATCCTCGGTTCGGAAGGCGTCGGGTTGTATCAGATGGTCTATCCCGTCTATACGGTGGCTTTGAGCTTGGCCACAGCCGGTCTGCCCGTCGCTATCTCGGTCCTGGTGGCGGAACGGGCCACCCGAGGGGACCATCCCGGCGCCTATCGGTTTTTTCTCGCCTCTTTCTGGCTCCTGCTCACCTTGGGCTGTGGAGCCACATTGCTGTTGCTCGCCTATGCGGAGACGATCGCTCGCGTCGTGCTGAGAGACGACCGGACCCTCTATTCCCTCTGGGCGATCGCGCCGGCGGTGCTGCTGACGGCGCTGATGGCGGCCTATCGCGGCTTTTTCCAGGGTTATCAGCAGATGGCGCCGACGGCCCTCTCTCAGGTGGTGGAACAGATCGTCCGGGTCGGGATCATCCTCGCCGTCAGCGGTATTTTGGTCCGCTACGGTGTCGATATAGGCGCTGCCGGGGCGACATCCGGCGCGGTAGCCGGCGGAATGGCGGGCCTCGCCGTGCTGTGGCTTTTTTTTTACGCCTGGCGCCGGAGCGGGCCTTACAGTGCGGGGCAGGCGGAAGCGGCAGTTGCCTGGACCGGATCGGCGGACCCTTTCCGTCTTGGCCGCGCTTTTCCGAGCGGTATGGCCGGTGCGCCTTTGGCGGGCGCCTTGCGCGGGGCTCTTCGGGGCGGCGCGGACCTGCTGGCCATGTGGAAGTCTCTGCTCGTCTTATCTCTCCCCATCTCCATCGGCGGACTGGTGATCCCTCTGATGCAGACGGTCGATGCGGCGCTGATTCCCCGGGGTTTGCAGGCCGCCGGTTTTTCGGCTCACCAGGCGGCGGCGCTCTTCGGTGAGTTTTCCGGGATGGCGGCGGCGCTGGTCGGTTTTCCGATTATCGTCACCGGCGCCGTGAGCGCCAGCCTGGTTCCGGCTATCGCCAGCGCCTGGAAGGGGGGCAACAGCCTCGCCGCGATCGAACGGTACCGGTCGGCCATGCGCCTGTCGAGCATGCTCGCCTGGCCGGCTGCCTTCGGTCTAGCCGCTTTGGCCGCGCCGATCTGTGAAGGGCTTTTTCAGGCGCCCGGCGCGGCGGAGCCGCTGCTTTGGCTGGCGCCATCGATCATTCCGACGGCTTTTTACCAGGTGGCCTCGGCGGGCCTGCAGGGGATGGGACGAACCGCCTTTCCTGTGTTTGCCCTCGCCCTGGGGGCTGCCTTGAAGGTGGTCTGCAATCTCATCCTGTTGCCCCGTTGGGGGCTGATCGGCGCGGCGGCAGGTTCTAACGGGGCCTTCCTGCTCTCGGCCTTGCTGGTGCTCGCTTATATCGGCTGGCGCGGCGGTTTTTCTTTCCCCTGGGGCGCCGCCTTGCTGAAACCAGCCCTCGCTGCTACAATGATGGCGGGTTATGCCATTTCTGGCGCGCCTTATCTGACATCTGTGGCCGGCGGCTGGATCGGCCTTGCCCTTTCGGTAGCGACTGCGGGGATCGTCTACGTTCTGACGATGCTCGCCATCGGCGGCATCCAGGAACGGGACCTGGCTCTCTTGCCGCGCGTCGGCCCCCCTTTGGCCGCCTGGCATCGCCGTTTTTGGGGCGCCTAG
- a CDS encoding DNA polymerase beta superfamily protein, translating to MSLAGRDIILSARVGAHNYNLDDADSDEDWKHLVLPNFDDLYLKRAFAAAKTSPACDYTAHDLRRFAELVRKGNPYFLEVLFSRQWRIHDRHKAFGQALLDRRDGLAAMNRAGLYRNCLGTAKEKMRTLRKGTEKTLPLVRRYGYDTKEALHAFRLLDLLARYADSGWDFGAALWYDGPSRQQMLAIKKGSVDNNRIDAVLTEKIKEAEGLASCYHGAPFDAELAAWLETAVRHEVRLALAEELRALGESVLSKQ from the coding sequence ATGAGCCTTGCCGGACGGGATATCATCCTCTCGGCCCGCGTCGGTGCCCACAACTACAACCTCGATGACGCCGACTCTGACGAGGATTGGAAGCACCTTGTCCTGCCCAATTTTGATGACCTCTATCTCAAGCGGGCCTTCGCGGCGGCGAAAACGTCACCCGCCTGCGACTACACCGCCCACGACCTGCGCCGGTTCGCCGAGTTGGTGAGAAAAGGCAACCCCTATTTCCTGGAGGTCCTGTTCAGCCGCCAATGGCGCATCCACGACCGCCACAAGGCATTCGGCCAGGCGCTCCTGGACCGCCGCGACGGCCTGGCGGCGATGAACCGGGCGGGGCTCTACCGGAACTGCCTGGGAACGGCGAAAGAAAAAATGCGCACCCTGCGCAAGGGCACGGAAAAGACGCTTCCGCTGGTGCGACGCTACGGCTATGACACAAAAGAGGCGTTACACGCCTTCCGGCTCCTCGATCTGCTCGCGCGCTACGCCGACTCCGGCTGGGATTTCGGCGCCGCCCTATGGTACGACGGTCCGTCACGCCAACAGATGCTGGCCATCAAGAAAGGCAGCGTCGACAACAACCGGATCGACGCAGTGCTGACGGAAAAAATCAAGGAAGCCGAAGGGCTGGCTTCCTGCTACCACGGCGCCCCCTTTGACGCCGAACTCGCCGCCTGGTTGGAGACGGCTGTCCGCCACGAGGTCCGCCTGGCCTTGGCAGAAGAACTGCGCGCCCTTGGTGAATCGGTTTTATCCAAGCAGTAG
- the pth gene encoding aminoacyl-tRNA hydrolase, with product MKAIVGLGNPGLQYARTRHNIGFMVVDRLAEAWGAEGFRDRFQGLCSEARVEGEKVLLLKPQTYMNLSGQSVAALAVFYKLLPEDILVIYDDMDLKLGRLRARAKGGSGGHNGMKSIIGLLGTEAFPRLKMGIGRPADRRLAAAHVLESFTEEEQETVRAMLDQGREAAALWVDKGIIEVMNRFNAGENKEKGAFSKT from the coding sequence GTGAAGGCGATTGTCGGCTTGGGCAACCCCGGCCTGCAGTATGCGCGGACGCGCCACAACATCGGCTTTATGGTCGTGGACCGGTTGGCCGAGGCGTGGGGCGCCGAGGGATTCCGGGACAGGTTTCAAGGCCTCTGCAGCGAGGCGCGTGTAGAGGGGGAGAAGGTGCTCCTGCTCAAACCGCAGACTTATATGAATCTGAGCGGCCAATCGGTTGCGGCTTTGGCTGTTTTCTATAAACTGCTGCCGGAGGACATCCTGGTGATCTATGACGACATGGATTTGAAGCTCGGCAGGCTGCGTGCCCGGGCTAAGGGCGGCAGCGGCGGACATAACGGGATGAAGTCGATCATCGGCCTGCTGGGAACGGAGGCCTTTCCCCGGCTGAAGATGGGCATCGGTCGTCCAGCCGATCGCCGTCTCGCCGCCGCTCACGTGCTGGAGAGCTTCACTGAGGAGGAGCAAGAGACGGTCCGGGCGATGCTCGACCAGGGTAGGGAGGCGGCTGCCCTCTGGGTGGACAAGGGCATCATCGAGGTGATGAACCGGTTCAACGCCGGCGAAAACAAGGAGAAAGGCGCTTTCTCCAAGACATGA
- the mfd gene encoding transcription-repair coupling factor, whose protein sequence is MAEKALSGNLFEYIAQTTEFQHLWSNWKRGRRQQAVFGLSASQRTALMATMARRLGHPLCVVTHSIQQARRIAEDLQVLLPDEEVLSFPATEVMPYEVLTSSHELLAQRLDVLSRLARREPVTVVTTIDALMKKLVPPAVMAEADLEFIVGCRMELSHIQERLHYLGYQRTPMVEAPGQYSLRGGILDVYPLTRSLPARIEFFDDEIDSIRLFDVETQRSKEKQDRYAAGPAREMLLAAETLAQGRRELEKEAATARERLLQSGCQEAAARLQAKIDSYLEQLDEGIWVEGLEQFQNFFYPDQVSLFSYLHPETIVFWDEPTRLKESAEAKEQEISETFVHLLEAGSVLPAQRNVYRHYNDLVEELAGHRVIHLALLAKKIERVTVEDTIQFNAKNMHPFLGKLDMLAEELKNYKKRRMAVLILAASTVRRDRICDALRDYGVEAQPVPGIDAELHPGTVAVGVGQLEAGFELVQARLVLITDLEIFGREKRPRKPRKSAREGQRIDSFVDLALGDYVVHVNHGIGRYMGVEKLEVGGVHKDYLVIRYAGEDRLYVPTDQVHLIQKYVGAEGVAPKLYRLGGNEWHKVKQKVKDSVRELAGDLLKLYAARESKPGYAYSADTPWQKEFEEAFPYEETPDQARSIAEVKTDMEKAKAMDRLLCGDVGYGKTEVAIRAAFKAVQDGKQVAILVPTTILAQQHYNTFRERFSGYPVRVDVLSRFRSPKEQKASLEGLKSGEVDIVIGTHRLVSNDVSFKDLGLLIIDEEQRFGVAHKEKIKHLKENVDVLTLSATPIPRTLHMSLVGLRDMSIIETPPEDRYPVQTYVVEYNPELIREAVRRELNRGGQVYYVRNRIEDLDRIARDLGALVPDARIVVGHGKMREDQLEQVMLDFLEGEYDILVCTTIIETGLDIPNVNTLIVDGADLMGLSQLYQLRGRVGRSNRLAYAFFTYRKDKVLTEVAEKRLHAIREFTELGSGFKIAMRDLEIRGVGNLLGPEQHGQMASVGFDLYCRLLEEAIQELKGAKPEEAPETFVDIRVDAFIPDGYMADSLSKVQFYKRLLAARTVDQVEALEEEMEDRFGDPPEPVENLVSLSRIKAYGQQAGVSAVQQEKEELRIRFFPHAKVEAKAVSALVQHLGRKVNFSATGGFEIRIKPGRVKPRELLRLLEHSLAIIAGCGQGGEEGNGAAAGRGLSVDKRTVDGKAAAYGKSAGENAGARASASAAFGAGTAPRSAGAQTAKWPPVGRK, encoded by the coding sequence ATGGCCGAAAAGGCCCTTAGCGGCAACCTTTTTGAATATATCGCGCAGACAACGGAGTTTCAGCACTTATGGTCAAACTGGAAGCGGGGGAGGCGCCAGCAGGCCGTTTTTGGCTTGTCCGCCAGCCAGCGCACGGCGCTGATGGCCACCATGGCCCGCCGTTTGGGCCATCCTTTGTGCGTCGTCACCCATTCGATTCAGCAAGCTCGCCGGATTGCCGAGGACCTGCAGGTGCTGTTGCCGGACGAGGAGGTTCTATCGTTCCCAGCCACGGAGGTGATGCCCTACGAGGTGCTCACCTCCAGTCACGAGCTGTTGGCCCAGCGCCTCGATGTGCTGTCCCGCCTGGCCCGCCGCGAGCCGGTGACGGTAGTGACGACGATCGACGCCCTGATGAAGAAACTTGTTCCCCCGGCGGTGATGGCTGAGGCGGATCTAGAATTCATCGTCGGCTGCCGGATGGAACTGAGCCATATCCAGGAGCGGCTTCACTATCTTGGTTACCAGCGGACGCCGATGGTGGAGGCGCCAGGCCAATACTCCCTCCGCGGGGGGATCCTGGACGTGTACCCCCTCACCCGGAGCCTGCCGGCGCGCATCGAGTTTTTCGATGACGAGATCGACTCCATCCGCCTCTTTGATGTAGAGACGCAGCGTTCGAAGGAGAAACAGGACCGCTACGCCGCAGGTCCGGCGCGGGAGATGCTGCTGGCGGCGGAGACCTTGGCCCAAGGCCGGCGGGAACTGGAGAAGGAAGCGGCGACCGCGCGGGAGCGACTGCTCCAATCAGGTTGCCAGGAGGCGGCGGCGCGGCTGCAGGCGAAGATTGACAGCTATCTGGAGCAACTGGACGAGGGCATCTGGGTGGAAGGGTTGGAGCAGTTTCAGAACTTTTTTTACCCCGATCAGGTCTCCCTCTTCAGCTACCTGCATCCGGAGACGATCGTCTTTTGGGACGAGCCGACACGCCTGAAAGAGTCGGCTGAAGCCAAGGAACAGGAGATCTCAGAGACCTTTGTCCACCTGCTCGAAGCGGGCAGCGTCCTGCCGGCGCAGCGCAACGTCTATAGGCACTACAACGACCTCGTCGAGGAACTGGCCGGTCATAGGGTGATCCACCTGGCCCTGTTGGCCAAAAAGATCGAGCGGGTCACCGTCGAGGACACGATCCAATTCAACGCCAAGAACATGCATCCCTTTCTCGGCAAGCTCGACATGCTGGCCGAGGAGTTGAAAAACTATAAAAAACGCCGGATGGCCGTCTTGATCCTGGCCGCCTCGACGGTGCGGCGCGACCGCATCTGTGACGCCTTGCGCGATTACGGTGTCGAGGCGCAGCCCGTCCCCGGCATTGATGCAGAGCTGCATCCCGGGACAGTCGCCGTCGGCGTGGGCCAGTTGGAGGCCGGCTTCGAACTGGTGCAGGCCCGGCTGGTCCTGATCACCGATTTGGAGATCTTCGGCCGCGAGAAACGGCCGCGCAAGCCTCGCAAGTCGGCCCGGGAAGGCCAGAGGATCGACAGCTTCGTCGACCTGGCCCTGGGCGATTATGTGGTGCACGTCAACCACGGCATCGGGCGATATATGGGCGTAGAAAAGCTTGAAGTGGGCGGCGTCCACAAGGATTATCTGGTGATTCGCTACGCCGGAGAGGACCGCCTCTATGTGCCCACTGACCAGGTGCACCTGATTCAGAAGTATGTCGGCGCCGAAGGGGTGGCCCCTAAGCTCTACCGGCTCGGCGGCAATGAGTGGCACAAGGTCAAGCAGAAGGTCAAGGATTCAGTCCGCGAGCTGGCCGGCGATCTGCTCAAGCTTTACGCCGCCCGGGAGAGCAAGCCCGGCTACGCCTATTCGGCCGACACGCCCTGGCAGAAGGAGTTTGAGGAAGCTTTCCCCTACGAGGAGACGCCCGATCAGGCCCGTTCCATCGCCGAGGTCAAGACAGATATGGAAAAGGCGAAGGCCATGGACCGCCTGCTCTGCGGCGATGTGGGCTACGGCAAGACGGAGGTGGCCATCCGGGCCGCTTTTAAGGCCGTCCAGGATGGCAAGCAGGTGGCGATTCTGGTGCCGACGACAATCCTGGCTCAGCAACACTATAACACCTTCCGGGAGCGTTTCAGCGGCTATCCCGTCCGGGTCGATGTGCTCTCCCGCTTTCGCTCGCCCAAGGAACAAAAGGCCTCCCTGGAGGGGCTCAAATCGGGCGAGGTGGATATCGTCATCGGCACCCACCGTCTCGTCTCTAACGACGTGTCCTTCAAGGACCTGGGTCTGCTGATCATCGATGAAGAGCAGCGCTTTGGCGTAGCCCATAAGGAGAAGATCAAGCACCTGAAGGAAAACGTCGATGTGCTCACCCTGTCGGCGACGCCGATCCCGCGGACCCTGCACATGTCCTTGGTGGGGCTCAGGGACATGTCGATCATCGAGACGCCGCCGGAGGACCGCTACCCCGTCCAGACCTACGTGGTCGAGTATAACCCTGAGTTGATCCGCGAGGCTGTCCGCCGTGAACTGAACCGAGGCGGACAGGTCTACTATGTGCGCAACCGGATCGAGGACCTGGATCGCATCGCCCGTGACCTGGGTGCGCTCGTCCCCGATGCCCGCATCGTCGTCGGCCACGGCAAGATGCGCGAGGATCAGTTGGAACAGGTGATGCTCGATTTCTTGGAAGGCGAGTACGACATCCTCGTCTGCACCACCATCATTGAAACTGGCCTCGACATCCCGAATGTGAACACGCTCATCGTCGACGGCGCCGATTTGATGGGCCTCTCGCAATTGTACCAGCTGCGCGGTCGCGTCGGTCGCTCCAACCGGCTGGCCTACGCCTTTTTTACCTACCGCAAGGACAAGGTGCTCACCGAGGTGGCAGAGAAGCGCCTCCATGCCATCCGGGAGTTCACCGAACTCGGTTCCGGCTTTAAGATCGCCATGCGCGACCTGGAGATCCGCGGCGTCGGCAACCTGCTCGGTCCCGAGCAGCACGGCCAGATGGCCTCAGTCGGCTTCGACCTCTATTGCCGTCTCTTAGAGGAAGCGATCCAGGAGTTGAAGGGCGCCAAGCCGGAAGAGGCGCCGGAGACCTTCGTGGATATCCGCGTCGACGCCTTCATCCCTGACGGTTACATGGCCGATTCGTTGTCTAAGGTCCAGTTCTATAAGCGGCTTTTGGCGGCGCGCACGGTGGACCAGGTGGAGGCGCTGGAGGAGGAGATGGAGGACCGCTTCGGCGATCCTCCCGAACCGGTGGAAAACCTGGTCAGTTTGAGCCGGATCAAGGCATACGGCCAGCAGGCCGGTGTCTCGGCGGTGCAGCAGGAAAAAGAGGAACTGCGCATCCGCTTCTTTCCCCATGCCAAGGTGGAGGCCAAGGCCGTTTCCGCTCTTGTGCAGCACCTTGGCCGCAAGGTCAATTTTTCGGCCACCGGCGGCTTTGAGATCCGGATCAAGCCGGGCCGTGTCAAACCGCGGGAACTGCTTCGGTTGCTCGAACATTCGCTGGCCATCATCGCCGGCTGTGGCCAGGGTGGGGAGGAAGGGAACGGGGCAGCCGCTGGGCGAGGCCTTTCGGTCGACAAGCGCACGGTCGATGGCAAAGCGGCAGCCTACGGGAAAAGCGCCGGCGAAAACGCTGGCGCGAGAGCCAGCGCCAGCGCTGCTTTCGGCGCTGGCACAGCCCCTCGGAGCGCCGGCGCACAGACCGCCAAATGGCCGCCTGTGGGGCGCAAGTAG
- the mazG gene encoding nucleoside triphosphate pyrophosphohydrolase, producing the protein MSQNIPVNESRGPLITVVGLGAGDPGQLTRAGWEALCRADRLFLRTAIHPTVPFLKEAGLVFETFDPLYESAESFDGLYREIARRLIESAEAGPITFAVPGHPRVGEKAVALLLDEARRRNWSVEVIPGVSFLEALYTAVGFDPARGLTVLDGLDLAPEDLGGRRATVITQVYGRRIASDVKLTLMERYGDEHPVTVIRAAGVAGEERIAVIPLYELDRLDWVDHLTSVYVPPLSAVDANRPVEASEDLKKRSAAISGPPADGRADYALDPLVKVMARLLAPGGCPWDREQSHQSLKPYLLEEAYEVLEAIDLGDDGKLKEELGDVLLQVVFHGLIAEGEGRFRISEIVETITEKMVRRHPHVFADTKVADVGEVLVNWEAIKAKEKGDKPSRSPSGIDRVSTAMPSLLRAEKVQKKAARFGFDWPDEQGPLAKVQEEWEELLEAAGYGRLDGGFHSAGSRARDIVRLRDELGDLLFAVVNVGRFLQINPEEALQRAVDRFIRRFRHVEECCRRDGREMARCAIEELDVYWEEAKAREGQT; encoded by the coding sequence ATGAGTCAGAATATACCTGTCAACGAATCAAGGGGACCGCTGATCACCGTTGTCGGCCTTGGCGCAGGCGATCCGGGACAGCTGACGCGTGCAGGATGGGAGGCGCTTTGCCGGGCCGACCGGCTTTTTTTGCGCACAGCCATTCATCCGACCGTTCCTTTCCTCAAGGAAGCAGGTCTTGTCTTTGAGACCTTTGATCCCCTCTATGAGTCCGCCGAATCCTTTGACGGCCTCTATCGTGAGATCGCCCGCCGGTTGATCGAATCGGCTGAAGCGGGTCCGATCACCTTCGCCGTCCCGGGCCACCCCCGGGTCGGCGAAAAGGCTGTCGCCCTGCTGCTCGATGAGGCTCGCCGCCGCAACTGGTCTGTCGAGGTGATCCCGGGCGTCAGTTTTCTGGAGGCCCTCTACACGGCTGTGGGTTTTGACCCGGCGCGAGGACTGACGGTGCTGGACGGACTGGATCTGGCGCCGGAGGACCTGGGTGGACGGCGGGCAACGGTGATCACCCAGGTCTATGGGCGGCGGATCGCCTCTGATGTGAAGCTGACCTTGATGGAGCGTTACGGCGATGAACATCCGGTGACGGTCATCAGGGCGGCGGGGGTCGCCGGGGAAGAGCGGATCGCCGTGATCCCTCTCTACGAACTGGATCGCCTGGACTGGGTCGATCACCTCACCAGCGTCTATGTGCCGCCCTTGTCGGCAGTGGACGCGAACCGGCCTGTTGAGGCGTCAGAGGATTTGAAGAAGCGGTCAGCAGCGATCTCAGGGCCGCCGGCGGACGGGCGAGCCGACTATGCCCTCGACCCGCTTGTCAAGGTGATGGCGCGGCTGCTGGCTCCCGGCGGCTGTCCCTGGGACCGCGAGCAGAGCCATCAAAGCTTGAAGCCCTATCTCCTGGAAGAAGCCTACGAGGTGCTGGAGGCCATCGATCTTGGCGACGACGGCAAGTTAAAAGAGGAATTGGGCGACGTGCTTCTGCAGGTCGTATTTCACGGCCTGATCGCTGAAGGGGAAGGCCGCTTCCGGATCAGTGAGATCGTGGAGACGATCACCGAGAAGATGGTCCGCCGCCACCCCCATGTCTTCGCCGATACGAAGGTGGCTGACGTCGGGGAAGTTTTGGTCAACTGGGAGGCCATCAAGGCTAAAGAGAAAGGGGACAAGCCGTCGCGAAGCCCTTCTGGGATCGACCGGGTTTCGACGGCCATGCCGTCGCTGTTGCGGGCCGAGAAGGTGCAGAAGAAGGCAGCCCGGTTCGGCTTTGACTGGCCCGATGAGCAGGGACCGCTGGCCAAGGTGCAGGAAGAGTGGGAAGAATTGTTGGAGGCCGCCGGATATGGCAGGTTGGACGGCGGTTTCCATTCGGCCGGAAGTAGAGCGCGGGATATCGTCCGCCTTCGCGACGAACTGGGCGATCTGCTTTTCGCTGTTGTCAACGTGGGCCGCTTTTTGCAGATCAACCCTGAGGAGGCGCTCCAACGGGCAGTAGACAGGTTCATCCGTCGCTTCCGCCATGTGGAAGAGTGCTGCCGTCGCGACGGCCGGGAGATGGCCCGTTGCGCCATTGAAGAATTGGATGTCTACTGGGAAGAAGCGAAGGCACGGGAAGGGCAGACGTGA
- a CDS encoding peptidylprolyl isomerase, with protein sequence MNKIMKTIALLLMGAALLSAAGCSSGGNVVASVNGETISRSDLDKRINRYKEELSRSGGADSKELMANLERQELEHMIDEMLFTQEAKKRNIEVSDGQVAAELAKEKQQFPSDAEFQEALKRYRLTEDELSGIIRTRLIFNGLYDAVTSDIQISDADVEKYYRDNPDKFKQNRQVKASHILLKTEEEAKAIIAELERGADFAQLAVQKSTDSTAAQNKGDLGYFQAEDMVKEFSDAAFSMKKGETSRTPVKSNFGYHVIRVEDIKEARQQRFDEVKDQIRVDLGADRKQERFESWFADVKAQAKIERKLPEAPAAQPPAQQAPQGSTQDPAGNAQPGK encoded by the coding sequence TTGAATAAAATAATGAAAACGATTGCCCTTCTCCTCATGGGCGCTGCGCTGTTGTCGGCTGCCGGATGCAGCAGCGGCGGCAATGTGGTGGCCTCGGTGAATGGAGAGACGATCTCCCGGTCTGATCTGGATAAGCGCATCAACCGCTACAAAGAGGAGCTCTCTCGCTCCGGCGGCGCCGATTCCAAGGAACTCATGGCCAACCTGGAACGGCAGGAATTGGAGCACATGATCGACGAAATGCTCTTTACGCAAGAAGCGAAGAAGCGAAATATCGAGGTGTCCGATGGGCAGGTAGCGGCGGAACTGGCGAAGGAGAAACAGCAATTCCCTTCTGACGCCGAATTCCAGGAGGCCCTGAAACGGTACCGACTGACAGAGGATGAACTGAGCGGCATTATCCGCACCCGGTTGATCTTCAACGGGCTCTATGACGCGGTTACGTCCGATATTCAGATCTCTGACGCTGATGTGGAAAAGTACTACCGGGACAACCCTGATAAATTCAAGCAAAACCGGCAGGTGAAGGCGTCCCATATCCTTCTGAAGACAGAGGAAGAGGCCAAAGCCATCATCGCTGAGTTGGAGCGGGGCGCTGACTTCGCTCAGTTGGCCGTCCAAAAATCGACAGATTCCACGGCTGCGCAGAACAAGGGCGACCTGGGCTACTTTCAAGCGGAGGACATGGTCAAGGAGTTTTCCGACGCCGCCTTCTCTATGAAAAAAGGTGAAACGTCGCGCACGCCGGTCAAGAGCAATTTTGGCTATCATGTGATCCGCGTGGAAGACATCAAAGAAGCGCGCCAGCAGCGTTTTGACGAGGTGAAGGACCAGATCCGCGTCGATCTGGGCGCTGACCGGAAACAGGAGCGCTTTGAATCGTGGTTCGCCGATGTGAAGGCCCAGGCCAAGATCGAGCGCAAGCTGCCGGAGGCGCCAGCGGCGCAACCGCCTGCCCAGCAAGCCCCGCAAGGCTCTACCCAAGACCCCGCAGGCAACGCCCAGCCGGGAAAATAG
- the spoVT gene encoding stage V sporulation protein T, with the protein MKATGIVRRIDDLGRVVIPKEIRRTLRIREGDPLEIFVDREGEVILKKYSPIGELGDFAKEYADSLSEATGHIACIADRDNIIAVAGAPKKEFLGKPIGPAVERVMEERKAILIQKPGEHSHCKGCPSTEEDVDCKFSAEVIAPIIAEGDPIGAVILASKDPNVKMGDMEIKLAETAAGFLAKQMEQ; encoded by the coding sequence ATGAAAGCAACGGGCATCGTACGGCGAATCGATGATCTCGGGCGCGTGGTGATCCCGAAGGAGATCCGGAGGACGCTGCGCATTCGGGAGGGAGATCCCCTCGAGATCTTTGTGGATCGCGAAGGGGAGGTCATCCTGAAAAAATATTCGCCTATCGGCGAATTAGGGGACTTTGCAAAGGAATATGCGGACTCCTTGAGCGAGGCCACAGGCCATATCGCCTGTATCGCTGACCGGGATAATATCATCGCCGTAGCAGGAGCCCCGAAGAAAGAGTTTTTGGGCAAACCGATCGGCCCCGCTGTCGAACGGGTGATGGAAGAGCGGAAGGCCATTTTGATTCAGAAACCGGGCGAACACAGTCATTGCAAGGGTTGCCCGTCGACGGAAGAGGATGTCGATTGTAAGTTTTCTGCTGAAGTTATAGCGCCGATCATAGCCGAGGGAGACCCCATCGGCGCCGTTATTCTGGCATCGAAGGATCCCAATGTCAAGATGGGCGACATGGAGATCAAACTGGCCGAAACGGCTGCCGGTTTCCTCGCCAAACAGATGGAACAATGA
- a CDS encoding HD-GYP domain-containing protein, translated as MSLDAETYKGLLEETHKLLEKLEAHDRPGLLHTQDVAKVVRGFLAHLGITGEQAQPIILAALLHDIGKLRVASDILQKSHGIDPIEQILIQVHSAHGESIVRETGLFPPEVAKMIGQHHEHFDGSGYPSGLKGEEILYGARIIGICDTFAMAQEDRVTQKGRTRIEAIDYLRKRQQWFDPAVFSAFMAYAAGLTGSG; from the coding sequence ATGTCCCTCGACGCGGAAACATACAAGGGTCTGCTGGAAGAAACCCACAAGTTGCTGGAAAAGCTGGAGGCCCACGACCGTCCCGGTCTTTTACACACCCAGGACGTGGCCAAGGTCGTTCGCGGTTTCCTGGCCCATCTCGGCATCACCGGCGAACAGGCGCAACCGATCATCCTGGCCGCGCTCCTTCACGATATCGGCAAGCTCCGCGTCGCCTCCGACATCCTGCAGAAATCGCACGGCATCGACCCCATCGAGCAGATCCTCATCCAGGTGCACAGCGCTCACGGCGAGTCGATCGTCCGCGAGACTGGTCTCTTCCCCCCTGAGGTGGCCAAGATGATCGGCCAGCACCATGAGCATTTCGACGGTTCCGGCTACCCCAGCGGGCTCAAAGGTGAGGAGATCCTCTACGGCGCCCGGATCATCGGAATCTGTGACACCTTCGCCATGGCCCAGGAGGACAGAGTCACCCAGAAGGGGCGTACCCGGATCGAGGCGATCGATTATCTGAGAAAGCGCCAACAATGGTTTGACCCCGCCGTTTTCAGCGCATTTATGGCCTACGCCGCAGGACTTACAGGTTCCGGCTGA